In the Pseudothauera hydrothermalis genome, one interval contains:
- a CDS encoding TIGR03016 family PEP-CTERM system-associated outer membrane protein: MAVFAVCPATAQTVHIEPSVTGSLTWTDNIDAAAENGGSGWVMDVAPGLSIWREGGRIRGRLDASVRHQATLSGDKGSSTYLTLQGRGALEAVENLLFIDVDGAISRDNRSLFSGRIRGDTLNTDDDQEVRRFGVAPRLALRVGDIAASLGYRARWLDSGGDLGRQRVGQWLANVDHSKAFNVFGWALNYGRTDTAYGRDGVADVSDEQLRGILYFNASRQWRLALVAGHESNDYAVRRGDSGSITGAGFDWRPNERTIVSAISEKRLFGRGYEFLFKHRRALSAWTVGWSRDISSALQVYDRLLDVPGFGSRYQGLLSDELDPVVRDRLERELQALGVSRAALDEAVVSNSYFVDRRFHAGLSLIGARNLVSLTVSRSDRERLGETGFVSAQDDFSIYQRIREKSARISWTHRLSGTSALTTTLTRVNAWGEGSNAASIRRTLFSLGWSARLSPRTTAGLMYRYQQASGSDDFTENAITANIAMRF; this comes from the coding sequence GTGGCCGTCTTTGCGGTGTGCCCGGCGACCGCCCAGACCGTGCACATCGAGCCGTCGGTGACGGGCAGCCTGACGTGGACCGACAACATCGACGCCGCCGCCGAAAATGGCGGCAGTGGCTGGGTCATGGATGTTGCACCGGGGCTCAGCATCTGGCGTGAAGGCGGGCGCATCCGCGGACGGCTGGATGCCAGCGTGCGTCATCAAGCCACCCTCAGCGGTGACAAGGGGTCGTCCACCTACCTCACGCTGCAGGGTCGCGGTGCGCTCGAAGCGGTGGAGAACCTGCTGTTCATCGATGTCGATGGCGCGATCAGCCGCGACAACCGGTCACTTTTCAGCGGCCGCATCCGCGGCGATACCCTCAACACCGACGACGACCAGGAAGTGCGCCGCTTCGGTGTGGCACCGCGGCTGGCGCTGCGTGTGGGCGACATTGCCGCATCGCTCGGCTATCGCGCGCGTTGGCTCGACAGTGGCGGAGACCTTGGCCGTCAGCGGGTCGGCCAATGGCTGGCCAATGTGGATCACAGCAAGGCGTTCAACGTGTTCGGCTGGGCGCTGAATTACGGTCGCACCGACACCGCCTACGGTCGGGATGGCGTGGCCGATGTCAGCGATGAACAGTTGCGCGGCATCCTCTATTTCAATGCCTCGCGGCAATGGCGGCTGGCCTTGGTGGCCGGCCATGAATCCAATGACTACGCAGTACGCCGAGGCGACAGCGGCAGCATTACCGGCGCGGGCTTCGACTGGCGCCCCAACGAACGCACCATTGTCTCGGCGATCAGCGAAAAACGTCTGTTTGGGCGCGGTTACGAGTTTCTGTTCAAGCATCGTCGCGCATTGTCCGCCTGGACGGTGGGCTGGTCGCGCGACATTTCTTCCGCGCTGCAGGTCTATGACCGGCTGCTGGATGTGCCCGGATTCGGCTCCCGTTACCAAGGGCTGCTGTCAGACGAGCTGGATCCCGTCGTTCGTGACCGCCTGGAACGCGAACTGCAAGCGCTTGGGGTGAGCCGTGCGGCGCTCGATGAAGCGGTAGTTTCGAATAGCTACTTCGTCGATCGTCGCTTCCATGCCGGCTTATCCCTGATCGGCGCGCGCAATCTGGTCAGTCTGACCGTCTCGCGCTCCGATCGCGAGCGCTTAGGAGAAACCGGCTTTGTCAGTGCGCAAGACGATTTTTCGATTTATCAACGCATACGGGAAAAAAGCGCGCGGATCAGCTGGACACACCGGCTATCGGGCACCAGTGCGCTGACTACGACGCTCACCCGCGTCAATGCTTGGGGCGAAGGCAGCAACGCGGCCAGCATCCGGCGCACGCTGTTCAGCCTTGGTTGGTCGGCTCGGCTCAGCCCGCGGACCACCGCTGGGCTGATGTATCGCTATCAACAGGCGTCGGGCAGTGACGACTTTACCGAAAACGCCATCACCGCCAACATCGCCATGCGTTTTTGA
- a CDS encoding XrtA system polysaccharide chain length determinant, producing MEELLRQGVGILRGMWRFRWWGLALTWVSGVLAAFVIYTMPDRYESTARVFVDTQSVLRPLMSGLAVQPNLDQQVAILSRTLITRPNVEKLINMADLNLQVDSPAERERLINDLMGALRIGSTGRDNLFTLAYQDGDPQRAQRVVQALLSLFVESGLVSKRQDTDAARRFIEEQIRHYEEKLTAAENRLKDFRLRNMALLGAGAGGDYLSQVGAVRAQLDQARLELREAINSRDALRRQMQGEDPVLLPPQSAVGASVSIPELDGRIDAMRKSLDTLLQRFTEEHPDVIGARRVIEDLEAQKRKEIELRRQAGIGQFGALETNPVYQQLRMLLSETEARVASLQARVSEYEGRLASLRASAGMLPKIEAEMAQLNRDYEVHKRNYETLVQRRESANISVQMDAQSGIGEFRVIDPPSLPTKPAAPNRALLMLLASLAAVGVGVALTFLISQLRPSFADGRTLREVTGLPVLGVVSRLRDHQRETQERRGRYMFAGGVAGYAGAVAAVTVALTMLQG from the coding sequence ATGGAAGAGCTTCTCAGACAAGGTGTCGGCATTTTGCGCGGCATGTGGCGCTTTCGCTGGTGGGGATTGGCGCTGACCTGGGTGAGCGGCGTGTTGGCGGCGTTCGTGATCTACACCATGCCGGATCGCTACGAATCCACCGCGCGGGTTTTCGTCGACACCCAATCGGTGTTGCGTCCGCTGATGTCTGGCTTGGCGGTACAACCCAACCTGGATCAGCAGGTCGCCATTCTCAGCCGCACGCTGATCACCCGGCCGAACGTCGAAAAGCTGATCAACATGGCCGATCTCAATTTGCAGGTCGATTCGCCGGCCGAGCGCGAACGCTTGATCAACGATTTGATGGGTGCATTGCGCATTGGCAGCACCGGGCGCGACAACCTGTTTACGCTGGCCTACCAGGATGGCGACCCGCAGCGCGCCCAGCGCGTGGTGCAGGCGCTGTTGTCGCTGTTCGTCGAATCCGGCCTGGTCAGCAAGCGACAGGACACCGATGCGGCACGCCGTTTCATCGAAGAGCAGATCCGCCACTACGAGGAAAAGCTCACTGCCGCCGAAAACCGCCTCAAGGACTTTCGGTTGCGCAACATGGCCTTGCTTGGTGCCGGGGCCGGGGGCGACTATCTGAGCCAGGTTGGCGCGGTGCGCGCGCAACTGGACCAGGCACGCTTGGAACTGCGTGAGGCAATCAATTCCCGCGACGCCCTGCGCCGGCAAATGCAGGGCGAAGACCCGGTGCTGTTGCCGCCGCAGTCTGCGGTCGGAGCCAGCGTGTCCATTCCGGAGCTCGACGGACGCATCGATGCGATGCGTAAATCATTGGACACGCTGCTGCAGCGTTTTACCGAGGAACACCCGGATGTCATCGGTGCGCGCCGGGTCATCGAAGATCTGGAGGCGCAAAAGCGTAAAGAGATCGAATTGCGCCGGCAGGCCGGCATCGGCCAGTTCGGCGCCCTGGAGACCAATCCGGTCTATCAGCAGCTCAGGATGCTGCTGTCGGAGACCGAAGCGCGGGTGGCCTCGTTGCAGGCGCGGGTAAGCGAATACGAAGGTCGCTTGGCCAGCTTGCGCGCATCGGCCGGAATGTTGCCCAAGATCGAAGCGGAAATGGCCCAGCTCAACCGCGACTATGAGGTGCACAAACGCAATTACGAAACCCTGGTGCAGCGTCGTGAGTCGGCCAACATTTCGGTGCAGATGGATGCCCAGTCGGGGATCGGCGAGTTCCGGGTGATCGACCCGCCCAGTTTGCCGACCAAGCCGGCAGCGCCCAATCGTGCGCTGCTGATGTTGCTTGCCAGCCTTGCCGCGGTAGGCGTGGGGGTGGCACTGACCTTTCTGATCAGCCAGCTTCGCCCGTCTTTTGCCGATGGGCGCACGCTGCGCGAAGTCACTGGCTTGCCGGTGCTCGGCGTGGTCAGCCGGCTGCGCGATCATCAGCGCGAAACCCAAGAGCGTCGCGGGCGTTACATGTTTGCTGGCGGCGTGGCCGGTTATGCCGGCGCGGTGGCCGCGGTGACCGTTGCCTTGACGATGCTGCAGGGTTAG
- a CDS encoding XrtA-associated tyrosine autokinase, giving the protein MSLIEKAAERLEKLKQAGALPAAAAPYDTAASPGCALAEAAGKPAEPSATAHTTPAAAPIRPRARQVDIDLAALARVGMVTPDLPRSQIAEEYRVIKRPLLRNLQGKGAARVDNGNLIMVSSALPGEGKSFTAINLAISIAMELDHTVLLVDADVSRPSILHRLGLPPEKGLMDVLTGQSELGEVLLRTNVEKLSILPAGMPHPRATELLASDAMNRMLEEMATRYAERVIVFDSPPLLVTTEARELATHMGQVVLVVEAHRTTHAAVKQALAAIDTCPIKLLVLNKSDDRVHGGYYGYGYGYGYGNDASADAA; this is encoded by the coding sequence ATGAGCTTGATTGAAAAAGCGGCCGAACGGCTGGAAAAACTCAAGCAGGCAGGCGCCTTGCCCGCCGCGGCCGCACCGTATGACACGGCCGCCTCACCAGGGTGTGCCCTGGCCGAAGCCGCTGGCAAGCCGGCGGAGCCATCCGCGACCGCGCACACCACGCCTGCCGCAGCGCCGATACGGCCCCGCGCCCGGCAGGTCGACATCGATCTGGCGGCGTTGGCGCGCGTCGGCATGGTCACGCCCGATCTGCCACGCAGCCAGATTGCCGAGGAATATCGGGTCATCAAGCGTCCTTTGCTGCGCAATCTGCAAGGCAAGGGCGCGGCCAGAGTGGATAACGGCAACCTGATCATGGTCTCCAGCGCCTTGCCCGGAGAAGGCAAGTCATTTACCGCGATCAACTTGGCGATCAGCATCGCCATGGAGCTGGATCACACCGTGTTGCTGGTCGATGCGGATGTGTCGCGCCCGAGCATCTTGCACCGTCTCGGGCTGCCGCCGGAAAAGGGCTTGATGGATGTGCTGACCGGGCAGTCGGAGCTGGGCGAGGTGTTGCTGCGCACCAATGTGGAGAAATTGTCGATTTTGCCAGCCGGTATGCCCCACCCGCGTGCCACCGAACTGCTGGCCTCGGATGCCATGAACCGGATGCTCGAAGAGATGGCCACGCGCTATGCGGAGCGGGTGATCGTGTTCGATTCGCCGCCTTTGCTGGTGACCACCGAGGCGCGTGAGCTGGCCACTCATATGGGTCAGGTGGTGTTGGTGGTGGAAGCCCATCGCACCACCCATGCCGCCGTCAAGCAAGCGCTGGCGGCCATCGACACCTGCCCAATCAAGCTGTTGGTGCTCAACAAGTCCGATGACCGCGTTCACGGGGGCTATTACGGTTATGGATACGGCTATGGCTATGGCAACGACGCCAGTGCGGACGCGGCCTGA